The following coding sequences are from one Biomphalaria glabrata chromosome 8, xgBioGlab47.1, whole genome shotgun sequence window:
- the LOC106066446 gene encoding uncharacterized protein LOC106066446 — MAYNSSPRGTVDFLRYALQHDRESPAYWSTNGKFQPFLVDVRDFRTNEAIKSLVQETWDRRLVGEGRDARGLEHNQIVVLGVERIENATLFAAYRKARRDMLRRQIARGCICPDIATLSRRERQNVLTTRLLPGFMKEDLYHEINEHYVFHGTTVDRIGGLVTGGFNVRQSSDDNLFGRGIYTAEKAIKADQYADPTQNRSPPGNRLKLILCRMLLGNPLVLQEQFKNPLPAQYDSIISEGWMFREFVVKEDDRIYPEYVITYTRQ; from the exons ATGGCATACAATTCATCTCCTAGAGGTACTGTTGATTTTCTGCGTTACGCACTTCAACATGACCGAGAGAGCCCTGCATACTGGAGTACAAATGGCAAATTCCAGCCTTTTCTGGTTGACGTCAGGGATTTTCGAACAAACGAGGCCATTAAGTCCCTGGTGCAAGAAACATGGGACAGAAGGCTGGTGGGTGAAGGTCGAGATGCAAGAGGTTTAGAACACAATCAGATTGTCGTTCTGGGTGTTGAGAGAATTGAGAACGCCACACTTTTCGCTGCATACCGTAAAGCCAGGCGGGACATGCTTCGGAGGCAGATAGCGAGAGGGTGTATCTGTCCTGACATTGCCACGCTGTCccgaagagagagacagaatgtACTCACAACTCGACTTCTCCCTGGCTTCATGAAGGAAGACTTATACCATGAGATTAATGAACATTACGTTTTCCACGGAACCACCGTAGATAGAATTGGCGGACTTGTCACTGGAGGTTTCAATGTCAGGCAATCAAGTGACGACAACTTATTTGGCCGTGGAATCTACACCGCTGAAAAGGCAATTAAAGCAGATCAATACGCAG ATCCAACTCAGAACAGAAGTCCTCCGGGAAACAGACTGAAACTGATTCTGTGCAGAATGCTACTTGGAAATCCTCTAGTACTTCAGG AACAGTTCAAAAACCCACTACCTGCTCAGTACGATTCCATTATCAGTGAAGGCTGGATGTTTAGAGAGTTTGTGGTTAAAGAGGACGATAGAATTTATCCGGAATACGTCATCACATACACGAGGCAGTAA